One Camelus dromedarius isolate mCamDro1 chromosome 6, mCamDro1.pat, whole genome shotgun sequence genomic region harbors:
- the SESN1 gene encoding sestrin-1 isoform X2, which produces MRLATAANEAYTASLAVSELLGCKQCGGGRGQDEELGIRIPRPLGHGPSRFIPEKEILQVGSEDAQMHTLFADSFAALGRLDNITLVMVFHPQYLESFLKTQHYLLQMDGPLPLHYRHYIGIMAAARHQCSYLVNLHVNDFLHVGGDPKWLNGLENAPQKLQNLGELNKVLAHRPWLITKEHIEGLLKAEEHSWSLAELVHAVVLLTHYHSLASFTFGCGISPEIHCDGGHTFRPPSVSNYCFCDITNGNHSVDEMQVNSAGNVSVSDSFFEVEALMEKMRQLQECRDEEEASQEEMASRFEIEKRESMFVFSSDDEEATPARDVSRHFEDTSYGYKDFSRHGMHVPTFRVQDYCWEDHGYSLVNRLYPDVGQLIDEKFHIAYNLTYNTMAMHKDVDTSMLRRAIWNYIHCMFGIRYDDYDYGEINQLLDRSFKVYIKTVVCTPEKVTKRMYDSFWRQFKHSEKVHVNLLLIEARMQAELLYALRAITRYMT; this is translated from the exons ATGCGCCTGGCCACAGCTGCGAACGAGGCGTACACGGCCTCGCTGGCCGTCTCGGAGCTGCTGGGCTGCAAGCAGTGTGGCGGGGGCCGCGGCCAGGACGAG gaACTTGGAATTAGAATTCCTCGACCACTAGGACACGGACCAAGTAGATTCATCCCAGAAAAGGAG ATTCTCCAAGTAGGGAGTGAAGACGCACAGATGCATACTTTATTTGCAGATTCTTTTGCTGCTTTGGGTCGTCTGGATAACATTACATTAGTGATGGTTTTTCACCCACAATATTTAGAAAGTTTCTTAAAAACTCAACACTATCTACTGCAAATGGATGGGCCATTACCCCTACATTATCGGCACTACATTGGAATAATG gCTGCAGCAAGACATCAGTGCTCCTACTTAGTGAATCTCCATGTAAATGATTTCCTTCACGTTGGTGGGGACCCCAAGTGGCTTAATGGTTTAGAGAATGCTCCTCAAAAACTACAGAATTTAGGAGAACTTAACAAAGTGTTAGCCCACAGACCTTGGCTTATTACCAAAGAACACATTGAG ggacTTTTAAAAGCTGAAGAGCACAGCTGGTCCCTTGCAGAACTGGTACATGCAGTAGTTCTACTCACACACTATCATTCTCTTGCCTCGTTCACATTTGGCTGTGGAATCAGTCCAGAAATTCATTGTGATGGTGGCCACACGTTCAGACCTCCTTCTGTTAGTAACTACTGCTTCTGTGACATTACAAATGGCAATCACAGTGTGGATGAGATGCAGGTCAACTCAGCAGGAAATGTTTCG GTAAGTGATTCCTTCTTTGAGGTCGAAGCCCTCATGGAAAAGATGAGACAGTTACAGGAGTGTCGGGATGAAGAGGAGGCAAGTCAAGAAGAGATGGCTTCAcgttttgaaatagaaaaaagagagagcatgtTTGTCTTCTCTTCAG atgaCGAAGAAGCTACACCAGCAAGAGACGTGTCTCGTCATTTTGAGGACACTAGTTATGGCTATAAGGATTTCTCTAGGCATGGGATGCACGTCCCAACATTTCGAGTCCAG GACTATTGTTGGGAAGACCATGGTTATTCTTTGGTAAATCGTCTTTATCCAGATGTGGGACAGTTGATTGATGAAAAATTTCACATTGCTTACAATCTTACTTATAATACAATGGCAATGCACAAAGATGTTGATACCTCAATGCTCAGACGGGCTATTTGGAACTATATTCACTGCATGTTTGGAATAAg ATATGACGACTATGACTATGGTGAAATTAACCAGCTACTGGATCGTAGCTTTAAAGTTTATATCAAAACTGTTGTTTGCACTCCTGAAAAGGTTACCAAAAGAATGTATGATAGCTTCTGGAGGCAGTTCAAGCACTCTGAGAAG GTTCATGTTAATCTGCTTCTTATAGAAGCTAGGATGCAAGCAGAACTCCTTTATGCTCTGAGAGCCATTACCCGCTATATGACCTGA
- the SESN1 gene encoding sestrin-1 isoform X4 has protein sequence MHTLFADSFAALGRLDNITLVMVFHPQYLESFLKTQHYLLQMDGPLPLHYRHYIGIMAAARHQCSYLVNLHVNDFLHVGGDPKWLNGLENAPQKLQNLGELNKVLAHRPWLITKEHIEGLLKAEEHSWSLAELVHAVVLLTHYHSLASFTFGCGISPEIHCDGGHTFRPPSVSNYCFCDITNGNHSVDEMQVNSAGNVSVSDSFFEVEALMEKMRQLQECRDEEEASQEEMASRFEIEKRESMFVFSSDDEEATPARDVSRHFEDTSYGYKDFSRHGMHVPTFRVQDYCWEDHGYSLVNRLYPDVGQLIDEKFHIAYNLTYNTMAMHKDVDTSMLRRAIWNYIHCMFGIRYDDYDYGEINQLLDRSFKVYIKTVVCTPEKVTKRMYDSFWRQFKHSEKVHVNLLLIEARMQAELLYALRAITRYMT, from the exons ATGCATACTTTATTTGCAGATTCTTTTGCTGCTTTGGGTCGTCTGGATAACATTACATTAGTGATGGTTTTTCACCCACAATATTTAGAAAGTTTCTTAAAAACTCAACACTATCTACTGCAAATGGATGGGCCATTACCCCTACATTATCGGCACTACATTGGAATAATG gCTGCAGCAAGACATCAGTGCTCCTACTTAGTGAATCTCCATGTAAATGATTTCCTTCACGTTGGTGGGGACCCCAAGTGGCTTAATGGTTTAGAGAATGCTCCTCAAAAACTACAGAATTTAGGAGAACTTAACAAAGTGTTAGCCCACAGACCTTGGCTTATTACCAAAGAACACATTGAG ggacTTTTAAAAGCTGAAGAGCACAGCTGGTCCCTTGCAGAACTGGTACATGCAGTAGTTCTACTCACACACTATCATTCTCTTGCCTCGTTCACATTTGGCTGTGGAATCAGTCCAGAAATTCATTGTGATGGTGGCCACACGTTCAGACCTCCTTCTGTTAGTAACTACTGCTTCTGTGACATTACAAATGGCAATCACAGTGTGGATGAGATGCAGGTCAACTCAGCAGGAAATGTTTCG GTAAGTGATTCCTTCTTTGAGGTCGAAGCCCTCATGGAAAAGATGAGACAGTTACAGGAGTGTCGGGATGAAGAGGAGGCAAGTCAAGAAGAGATGGCTTCAcgttttgaaatagaaaaaagagagagcatgtTTGTCTTCTCTTCAG atgaCGAAGAAGCTACACCAGCAAGAGACGTGTCTCGTCATTTTGAGGACACTAGTTATGGCTATAAGGATTTCTCTAGGCATGGGATGCACGTCCCAACATTTCGAGTCCAG GACTATTGTTGGGAAGACCATGGTTATTCTTTGGTAAATCGTCTTTATCCAGATGTGGGACAGTTGATTGATGAAAAATTTCACATTGCTTACAATCTTACTTATAATACAATGGCAATGCACAAAGATGTTGATACCTCAATGCTCAGACGGGCTATTTGGAACTATATTCACTGCATGTTTGGAATAAg ATATGACGACTATGACTATGGTGAAATTAACCAGCTACTGGATCGTAGCTTTAAAGTTTATATCAAAACTGTTGTTTGCACTCCTGAAAAGGTTACCAAAAGAATGTATGATAGCTTCTGGAGGCAGTTCAAGCACTCTGAGAAG GTTCATGTTAATCTGCTTCTTATAGAAGCTAGGATGCAAGCAGAACTCCTTTATGCTCTGAGAGCCATTACCCGCTATATGACCTGA